Sequence from the Montipora foliosa isolate CH-2021 chromosome 12, ASM3666993v2, whole genome shotgun sequence genome:
CAGGTGGGTCATCAAGACAAAACATCACTGGTCCAGTACAGGCTACTCTATTAATCAACAACACAGTAGCATGAGATAATGTGACTGTTTGTCTTCATGTATAATTCAGGTGGGTCATCAAGACAAAACATCACTAGTCCAGTACAGGCTACTCTACTAATCAACAACACAGGTCAATTAAAAAATTGGGCCCAAAGCAAAGGTTGGTGATTATCGTATGCTATCAGGCAGGCATCACATCACTTGATGGCACTTCAAGCTATTAGACGATTGATTGTTCAGGAAAATCTGTTATTACTAATTTCTATTTCTGCTAACGTGTTAAGATCTAtatttaattagttaattagtGCTTTCACTCACATGACAAagagccatattggattactcaAACAAAAGATAGAGTTCAATTCTCAGAGGATTTGTTTGGTACATCGATATGGCCAACGTTTCTTCGTTTGAAACACCAATATGGCTGCAGTGATGTTATATATTTTTAGAGCTTAAAATTTGCCAATTGGATTTGCAAAAAGTTCTTTCGCTCAGGACAACTGGGAGGTCGCTGATAAATTTGTATTATTGTGTCTGCCTGTGAAGATCCCAACAGGTCCATGTGTTTGGTTTTAGAAAGAAGAGAATGCTGGAAACAGCAGCACTGTTACTGTGGATCTGGATCCGGGAAAGATTCGATTAGATAGTGTTATTTGTAAAGGAACTGATGGCTTGACTTCATATCAAAGAGCAATCAACCAGGCTTCACTTAAACTCTGCCTTGACAAACCAACAATCAAAGACAGAGATAGATTCACGACTTTAGCACGTGAGCGGGTACACCAAGATGAGTTTCAGTATAAAAAGAAAACGTCACGGTCTAAAGCTTTTGGAAACCAAGGAGCAGATTCACTTGTGCCAGGGAAAAAGCCAAAATGGTCTCAAGAACTGAAGTCTAAATGAATTATAGAGATTGCAGATCTAAAAGATATTCCACAGTCGAACAGAATGAACATGCTGCAGAGAAGTGCAAAGAAATAGCATCTATCAGGGGAAAGAAAAGACAACTCCAAACAGAAATGGCACAGCTCCAAAAACGTAAGGCCAAGTCAGTGAAATATCACCACAGCAAGCCATTTCAGTGTTAAGATGGAAAATGTGAAGAAAACCCAagtcaaagaaaacaaagacaaagaaacagaCAGAGGAAGTAGAGATTACAGGAATAGATGACGATGACACAGAGAAAAGCAATGCTAGTAGAAATGGGGGACAGAAGGACAAAAGtgacacaggaaaaaaaaagacagagaaggaaagTAATCTACAGGAAccagaaagaaaaatgaatattCATGCAGAAAAAAGCAACGTTGGTGCCTCATCTACTTCTAAAGAAAACAGGGGAAGGCCAAAAGAACAcaaccaaaatgaaaaacaaggaaTTTATCTGGATTTTAAAGCTCGAGGAATAGGAAACTACAAGGTGTCCACAGGCATTTATGGTTCGTTGTTACCAGTTTAGGAGTTCAGTTTGCAAGATTTTGCTAATATAGGGCCTCTGTTCTGTTCATGGAAACACAATACAGGCTCGTTGTGCAAGGAGTGTTCTGCGCTGATTGAATTTGGACAATCTACTGTTAATGAGTGGTTGGTGGAGCTTGCCACCTGTTATAAAGTTCTCTTTCCATTGGTTAAATATAAGGCTGAACAGGCTATTAGAGAGTTGATGCAGATGCTGGTGACCATTCTTCAAATGACTCTAAATGCACCTGGTTCGCAAAAGTTATATGTTTCTTGAAAGTTTAGAAAGTTTTGATATACCAAAAGTTATCAACATTGCCGAGAAATGTTTATCAGGGAATTCCATTGTTCAAACAGGATTATCGACGGCAACGTTAAAAGACTTCTGTTCTTTGGCAAGCTCGAAATCGGACAGACTTCTGATAAAGTATGCCTGTTGTAAAGGTCAGAACTAATCAAAGAACGAGTCAAGCAAGTTATATGGCTTTAGTGATTGTAAGAAACAGGAATCAAAGATAGACAGTGCTATAGATGAGCTAAAAGAAATGAGCGAAGTGGTTGGCCTCCTGGCAAAAGTACAAGACAAAGCCGTACTGGAAGCTTTTGGACTAACATGTAGTTTGGATGAAGATAGCTCTATGTCCCAGTCAACTTACTGTAGTACAAGAGAATAAGACTGTGAGTGGATAACGGAAGACGAGACAATAGTTAATACTAGTCTAGAAGAACAGCAGTCGGGCACCATGAATGCTTAGTCTAACAAACACATACCTCGAAATCCATATCTCGTGTTGAAGATCCTGATGTTGCTTTAGAGAAGAGTAGGCCCTAGTATCACCTGTTCCGGATACGGAACACCTTTTACTAATACTCAGGGAAGAACTAAGAATATTACTGCAGTATTATTCTGAAGAAACTGTAACATATGCATTAACAGATTTTTCTGACAACCTTGAAAACATGCACTTGACAGATGAGGAGACGAGTCAGGTGGAAATTTCAAGACAAGCTTACTTTGAATACGAGAGATAGAAAGCAATGCAGGATGAGCTATGGATAACTAACTGTGACTCTGGAAATCCTGATGATTTCTTGAGTAAAGAGCTGAAGGCCCAAGTACagggtgtttcaaaagttcgttCCGATTGAAAATTGCATTTTGTCTCAAGAATTTAATATATCGTTAGACAAATTGACACTGATTCAGTTCATTAATTTATCTAAATAACTGTTCAAAGCAATGTCAATCAAATAACATTTGAATAAATGAAAATACTTTTCAATTTTCGCGCCCAATGTGCAAGAGCGCGTGCTTTGTCCCGCCATATTTTTCCCACATGGTCtattttcaacattacaatATCAACGTTTTGAGCGCAACAGTATGGAGATTGACCATCACAGGGTGGAAAGTTTTCAAGCGAAAGAAGATACCACTGTTGAGTGAGAAGAAAGGAAGGCTTCGTTTGAAATTGGCCAGGAAATACTCCGAGCTCACAACAGAGGATTGGGAGAACTTCTCATTTACAGATGAGTGCCTAAGTATCTGGTTCATTACTCGAATCGAAAACCCCACATCGTATggggctctcagcagtgcgacgTTTCCCCGGCATAGCAGGTGAAACAAAATGCGAAGGTTATTTGTGTGGGGAGGTATGACGGGTTGTGGTCTGGCGAAGTTACACATCGTACCCACTGGCCACACTTAACCTCCAAGTACTAAATCAAAGAAATTCTAGAAAACAGAAGTGAAAACCGTTAACCACAAGGCGGCAGGTTACAGACAGACCGACGAAAAGAAAGCTGTTTAGCTCAAAGAAGGCAATGACCTTTGTGCAGGACGGAGCGCCGGCGCAAACTTCAAACTTCATGAGAATGGAAACACACAAGTCCAAGCACAACCCCCTTGCGTGGTTATTCAAAATACATTTAATCAGGCTATAAATCTGGAGATGACATTCTAGGAGATACAGAGCAACTAGAGCACCTAGCAAAGAAGACAAATCTGACAGTAAAGGAAACTGCTATGTGGTTAAAGCATCTGGATGGCATCTGAAAAAGAAGAGCATAAGGAGCAAGAAAGGCAGCAGTAtcgacagcagtaaacaaaggTAAGTATCCAAACGTTGTTGTCATTCCAGTGTATGGGTCTTGTATAAACTGTCAAGCCACAATGTTGAACAGGTTGGTGTTAAAGTTCCCCTTGAGGACATACAGACTGCAGGAGATTGCATCCCTGATGGATCATCTTCATCTTGTGATGGTgagttttttaattaaacttcaaTCCTCAACGCGTGACCTCTTCTTTTGCTAGCCAGTGCTAAAGAGTGTATTGTAGGTTCACTAAAATGGACTCTAAAAGAAATCATCATGGTCATAAAGTTCTTTGTTTACCAATCCATTTTATAGAATCAGATGATGATTCAAGAGATGGCATTCTTTGTCCCTGTGGACGGCCAAATCGTGAGGAAAACATGATAGGATGTGACAGTTTGCATTGCAGTGTGAAGTGGAACCCTCTTTCGTGTGCAGGGATTGAGACAAAGAATGTGCCAGAGGGAGAATGACTGTGCATTTCATGCCGGAAAGTTGAAGACTGCTTTGTCACCTTTTATGGTGATGTTTCCTGAATGAAGCTAGAAAATTTGGCACTTGTTCCATGTGAAAATGACTTGACCAAACGTTGAAGTATTCAAAAATAAATGTCAATTACACTTCTGAAAGTAATACTGCGCGtttaaacaaggaatttgtttTGTCCCCTTTATGTGAGGGAATATCCTCATGCTGGTAGGGATTAGACCCAAAAATATACCCCTTGTATGTAGGGCATTATCCTTGTTTGGTTTTGCTCTGTGGCTAATTCCCCATGTTCTCCTGGGTGGGTTTATAGTGACAGGTGCATTAGCTTATTATATA
This genomic interval carries:
- the LOC137981032 gene encoding PHD finger protein 23A-like yields the protein MEIDHHRVESFQAKEDTTVERYRATRAPSKEDKSDSKGNCYVVKASGWHLKKKSIRSKKGSSIDSSKQSHNVEQVGVKVPLEDIQTAGDCIPDGSSSSCDESDDDSRDGILCPCGRPNREENMIGCDSLHCSVKWNPLSCAGIETKNVPEGE